A genomic region of Alnus glutinosa chromosome 11, dhAlnGlut1.1, whole genome shotgun sequence contains the following coding sequences:
- the LOC133881050 gene encoding germin-like protein subfamily 1 member 7, translating to MKGVLNYLVIASTLMALACSVASAFDPAPLQDFCVAVNTSTDAVFVNGKFCKDPKLANANDFFFQGLNIPRSTANRSTRVERHAFECGQNNTLSVSLARIDFAPYGLNPPHIHPHATEIFTVIKGTLYVGFVTSNPDNRLFTTALNAGDVFVFPISLINFQFNVGNTDALAFSSLSSQNPERITIADTVFGSNPLINPDVLTKALQLNKNVVNYLQKQFSSKST from the exons ATGAAAGGGGTTCTTAATTACCTTGTTATAGCTTCGACACTCATGGCTTTGGCATGCTCCGTTGCCTCTGCCTTTGATCCTGCTCCTCTGCAAGACTTTTGTGTTGCTGTTAACACTTCCACTGATGCCG TATTTGTGAATGGAAAGTTCTGCAAGGACCCAAAGCTTGCCAATGCCAACGATTTCTTCTTCCAGGGCCTAAACATTCCTAGAAGCACTGCAAATCGATCAACTCGGGTCGAACGTCACGCTTTTGAATGTGGACAAAATAATACATTAAGCGTATCTTTGGCTCGCATTGACTTTGCACCATATGGCCTAAATCCTCCCCACATTCACCCTCATGCCACTGAGATTTTTACAGTCATAAAGGGTACCCTCTATGTTGGCTTTGTCACATCCAACCCAGATAACCGCCTCTTCACGACGGCTTTAAATGCGGGAGACGTCTTTGTGTTCCCAATTAGTCTCATTAATTTCCAATTCAATGTAGGAAATACCGATGCCCTTGCCTTTTCAAGTCTCAGTAGCCAGAATCCGGAGCGCATTACTATTGCAGACACTGTATTTGGATCTAATCCTCTTATCAATCCTGACGTTCTGACCAAAGCTTTACAGTTGAACAAGAATGTGGTTAACTATCTTCAGAAACAGTTTTCTTCAAAAAGCACTTAG